A portion of the Leptospira broomii serovar Hurstbridge str. 5399 genome contains these proteins:
- a CDS encoding LBL_2463 family protein: MIENCSDPVGLAETKEFIDRIFRTAGYTKSPYKNINLDSWSTWFYIRHKGKIISAMRVVEKVPGNFIPLEQVVIVGSSPHKRYAIIEDNVADWNSVAFETTVTGIKAAYINFKIVAKFCILKGYETVYGMYNPQLKGIESLYINHGAEISKKYLGPVFFPGFYLNGKLAHFNVIELKKKALQEVASQL, translated from the coding sequence ATGATCGAGAATTGCTCGGATCCAGTCGGACTTGCAGAGACCAAGGAATTTATAGATAGAATCTTTAGGACCGCCGGTTATACGAAAAGCCCATATAAGAACATTAATTTGGATTCTTGGTCTACCTGGTTCTATATTCGTCATAAAGGCAAAATTATTTCGGCCATGAGAGTTGTAGAAAAGGTTCCTGGTAATTTTATTCCATTAGAGCAAGTAGTTATTGTAGGTTCCTCTCCTCATAAAAGATATGCAATCATTGAAGACAATGTTGCCGACTGGAATAGTGTAGCGTTCGAGACAACTGTTACCGGCATTAAGGCCGCGTACATAAATTTTAAAATTGTCGCTAAGTTTTGTATCCTAAAAGGGTACGAAACAGTTTACGGAATGTATAATCCTCAATTAAAAGGAATCGAGAGCCTATATATAAATCATGGCGCCGAAATCTCTAAAAAATACCTAGGCCCGGTATTTTTCCCTGGGTTCTACCTTAACGGGAAGCTTGCTCATTTCAATGTTATCGAGTTAAAGAAAAAAGCTTTACAGGAGGTCGCGTCACAATTGTAG
- a CDS encoding acyltransferase family protein — MNGFRFFAITFVLFYHFWLVGKSYIKCPSWLDRIFLNLSSGVDLFFILSGFLIYGELLKSWLIKKELSLPTFYKNRVFRIFPAYYLFIAITLPVTYSGIKNLLDNPFFPVADREKLQLQLSNWFYDLIYFSNYKSGINGHTWSLASEWQFYLILPLFCLAILFKLRRRLRIAVLILLYFIPLAFRIFAHQEILSEGEYFARIYYPLHTRFDAFIVGMLLAEWSIENQSRRFSIALQIFLIMIALSALASAHYLIFESKDILFLSFRFNMLNIGYGILIALCLISNSLVSGFFSFGWFIPITRVSYGMYLWHPYVAFKYAGELSKDAFFNNNSIGWVDFLVLFLKVYLNTFFVAMLSYCFLEYWFLRMKKSLFGKSVEYKAE, encoded by the coding sequence TTGAACGGTTTTCGTTTCTTTGCGATAACCTTCGTATTATTCTATCATTTTTGGTTAGTCGGAAAGAGCTACATAAAATGCCCTTCATGGTTAGATAGAATCTTCTTAAATCTTTCTTCCGGGGTGGATCTTTTTTTCATTTTAAGCGGATTTTTGATCTACGGTGAGCTTCTCAAGAGTTGGCTGATTAAGAAAGAGTTGAGTCTTCCGACTTTTTACAAAAACCGAGTATTCAGAATTTTTCCGGCCTATTATCTATTTATAGCGATCACTCTACCTGTCACGTATTCAGGCATTAAAAATCTATTGGATAACCCTTTCTTCCCAGTAGCGGATAGGGAAAAATTACAACTGCAATTATCGAATTGGTTTTACGACCTAATTTATTTTTCTAATTATAAATCTGGAATAAACGGACATACCTGGTCCTTAGCATCCGAATGGCAATTTTATTTGATACTTCCCCTGTTCTGTTTAGCTATCTTATTCAAATTACGCAGACGGTTAAGAATAGCCGTTCTTATTCTATTATACTTTATTCCGCTTGCATTTCGAATATTTGCTCACCAGGAAATTCTGAGCGAAGGCGAATATTTTGCCAGAATTTATTATCCGCTGCATACAAGATTCGACGCATTTATCGTCGGAATGCTTTTGGCCGAATGGTCGATCGAAAATCAAAGCCGAAGATTCAGTATAGCATTACAAATTTTCCTAATAATGATCGCCTTATCCGCACTCGCGTCGGCGCACTACCTTATCTTTGAATCTAAGGATATCCTATTTCTTTCTTTTAGATTTAATATGCTGAATATCGGATACGGGATATTAATCGCTCTTTGTTTAATTTCTAATTCCTTGGTGAGCGGTTTTTTTTCGTTCGGATGGTTCATTCCTATAACCAGAGTCAGCTACGGAATGTATTTATGGCATCCCTACGTAGCTTTTAAATACGCGGGAGAATTGAGTAAAGATGCCTTTTTCAATAATAATAGTATCGGATGGGTTGATTTTCTAGTTCTATTCTTAAAAGTTTATTTAAATACGTTCTTCGTTGCTATGCTTTCGTATTGCTTTTTAGAATATTGGTTTCTCAGAATGAAAAAATCCCTCTTCGGAAAATCCGTCGAATATAAAGCAGAATAG
- a CDS encoding helix-turn-helix transcriptional regulator, which yields MSGLYLLYIVFVLIWIGMEIFSIEQIPLFKTEFFIQANFIEVLLGISSIIIFFNLYLELSDARKLIKEAEISLSRQTKKLNFPRGTQLGEEFWSSVKLQFSRWELTRSEQELAKYLLRGFSNPQIAAIRKKSLRTIENQTLSIYRKTGMTGKLEFIAYFIEPLLPEDEDE from the coding sequence ATGTCGGGTTTATACCTGCTGTATATTGTGTTCGTTCTTATATGGATAGGAATGGAAATCTTTTCGATCGAGCAAATCCCTCTCTTTAAGACGGAATTTTTCATTCAAGCTAATTTCATCGAGGTCCTTTTGGGGATATCCAGTATAATCATTTTTTTTAATTTATATTTGGAATTGTCGGATGCTAGGAAGTTAATCAAAGAGGCAGAAATAAGCCTGAGCAGACAGACTAAGAAATTAAATTTTCCGAGAGGAACTCAGCTTGGAGAAGAATTTTGGAGTTCGGTAAAACTTCAGTTCAGTCGATGGGAGTTAACCCGGTCGGAGCAAGAACTCGCCAAATATTTGTTAAGAGGTTTTTCGAATCCGCAGATTGCAGCCATTCGAAAGAAAAGTTTAAGAACTATAGAGAATCAAACTCTTTCTATCTATCGCAAGACAGGTATGACGGGGAAGCTGGAATTCATCGCTTATTTTATAGAACCGTTATTACCTGAAGACGAGGATGAATAA
- a CDS encoding phasin-related domain-containing protein has product MNLEMMNIVNAGIGIIRAGQARIENTKMTIKKGFDDLAAKGAADKSESSVRLRDLTIKVVDSVKETNATIEKNWNEVRSKLSNSVNGFSPKEAEAPIKKGVAKPA; this is encoded by the coding sequence ATGAACCTGGAAATGATGAATATTGTGAATGCTGGCATCGGTATTATAAGGGCCGGGCAAGCAAGAATCGAAAACACTAAAATGACAATTAAGAAGGGTTTCGACGATCTGGCTGCCAAAGGAGCTGCCGATAAAAGCGAGTCATCGGTCCGTCTTCGTGATTTAACGATCAAAGTCGTAGATAGCGTTAAAGAAACTAATGCGACGATCGAAAAAAATTGGAACGAAGTACGTTCGAAATTGTCAAACTCGGTCAACGGTTTCTCACCGAAGGAAGCGGAAGCGCCGATTAAAAAAGGAGTGGCGAAACCCGCATAA
- a CDS encoding LIC10906 family membrane protein has protein sequence MEAINLTPFLVSCFVFFLAYYVYTANSSTKRIPNSFWLLSTTISLWLFILAFRGLTPIEWRGNVLNWTLVPAILIPSFLFSVVKSILNIETTGFKVLKIFDWFAIAFFLFEAIVGKIVSINDPYFFSYTPTSIYHLLIFYIFSNVGFSIYLMGKGTVKSRGSMRLQLVLMLIGIFVGLLVSLLFVYILPLMGIFRADLSSFGIGIYVILWSIAILQYDAFEMKAQWLSGKKIPFLIRFSLPLVLLLYHLADPVDYDRKLLDTRAQIANSLIEFNYELVARTSLEGDEKSRVIAAQFSRYFK, from the coding sequence ATGGAAGCCATTAATCTAACACCATTTCTGGTTAGTTGCTTTGTCTTCTTTCTCGCGTATTACGTTTACACTGCAAATTCTTCCACTAAAAGAATTCCGAATTCTTTTTGGCTCCTCTCCACGACAATTTCGCTGTGGCTTTTCATCTTAGCTTTTAGGGGGCTTACGCCAATTGAATGGAGAGGAAATGTCCTTAACTGGACTCTTGTTCCTGCTATTTTAATTCCATCCTTTTTATTCTCCGTTGTAAAGAGTATATTGAATATTGAGACAACAGGCTTTAAAGTTTTAAAGATATTTGACTGGTTTGCAATTGCATTTTTTTTGTTCGAAGCGATCGTCGGAAAAATCGTAAGCATCAATGACCCATACTTTTTTTCTTACACTCCTACTTCTATTTATCATCTATTAATTTTTTATATTTTTTCAAACGTCGGATTTTCAATCTACTTAATGGGCAAGGGAACGGTTAAATCTCGCGGTTCAATGCGCCTCCAACTAGTATTAATGCTGATAGGAATCTTTGTCGGTCTTCTCGTTTCCCTCCTTTTTGTTTATATTTTACCTTTAATGGGGATATTTAGGGCCGATTTATCTTCCTTTGGAATCGGAATTTACGTTATACTTTGGTCAATAGCAATTTTGCAATATGATGCTTTTGAAATGAAAGCTCAGTGGCTTTCGGGGAAGAAAATTCCGTTTTTGATACGGTTCAGTTTGCCGCTAGTACTGCTCTTATACCATTTAGCTGATCCGGTAGATTACGATCGAAAATTATTGGATACTAGAGCACAAATTGCAAATTCACTAATAGAATTTAATTACGAATTAGTGGCTCGGACTTCCTTAGAAGGTGACGAAAAATCTCGAGTAATAGCGGCTCAATTTAGTCGTTACTTCAAATAA
- a CDS encoding trifunctional serine/threonine-protein kinase/ATP-binding protein/SpoIIE family protein phosphatase, which yields MLEDFEIIETIQENSSTNVYRAVSKADRSISFIIKVLATEYPDARDMARIRQEYELSKELDIEGIVKPIELRRNGNGYALILTDINGVSLQNIIRKGKFSSLKFLEIAIPLSKILGEIHLHGVIHKDIKPANIIVKDGRDVYITDFGLSTRLNREKARYSATAAMEGTLTYIAPEQTGRMNRSTDNRSDLYSLGVTFYEMLTGNPPFKSEDAIDLIHSHIAKVPPSPHEFDSSIENQLSNIVMKLISKAAEDRYQSALGLAADLERCFRSLGRDGKISEFQLGSDDSSGRLQIPQKLYGRSEEIETLLSAFERVSRGTSELLLVHGYSGVGKSALVHEVHKPITGKKGLFISGKFDQFQRDIPYYAIRFALKDLCEYLATESEEVLANWKTTILNALESNASVLIEIVPELELIIGKQPAVPELGTQESINRLNQVFQNFIRAISNREHPLVIFVDDLQWADSGSLNLIKILLTGAEEKHFLLIGAFRENEVDGTHAFSMTLDEIRKSGSSVQSIALNPLRKEDVRDLTMESLASTDRELITPLSELIYSKTGGNAFFVNEFLKNLYEEKLIYFDFSEKKWIWNIGSIEAKNVTSNVVDLMSQKIDRLPDETIRILQLGSCVGSQFSLKIISIIHEKNERDTLLDLWKSVEEGLILPLDNNYKIFQAESNEHKNDTDLQKSEVDVTIDVHFQFLHDKVQEAAYSGIGEDQKRKVHLTIGRLLFDRTESIQLPERIFSIVNQFNLGSELILDESEKSKLCELNLFAGKKAKHSSAHNSAIAFFKQGISLLDETHWKHQYDLSFELYSEKAACEYSAALLEDCEQDVKIALENAIGQDHKTAIYQIYLNLLYQLNRHQDGIEVGISALKYLGVKIPKNVKKAHIAFLYLRFRMLLGRRKARDLVELPEITDKRVFNICAIIYDLVPSAYQIFPDLMGYISLLMAMHCLKYGNSIYSGFAYAMTAVIMAGVTKELEGGFKFAELAETLSEKFYNIGVKAKVHFAIGNFNIHWVLPMREHKWYVDTALKTALEAGTINWADYSMTFSRIQGIFFTDKNLESILEENEKIYEMYLKHKDREVILNHYFILNFLNDLMVRDNNAPDPFSFDEDDYEREMETPGNFTIRTYFHTLKMIQNFMHENWESALSHGWKGFRIVLEVLGNMLDFQLRYYFVLSCLSYQISTKKSMSVKFRLAYKLNRFLLRYYSKKNPANFLAHDLLVSALEAQLEGNLNKAGVYFEKAIKESHHARFTINEALANECTAKFYIENDIEKAATAYMTEAVYLYSSWGATAKVKQLEENYGHYIRKSNSPKSMESISLRETHSSTGNNRSNTLDLTTILKASQAVSGEIRLEKLLSELMQNLIQNTGAEKGLLILEENRNWVIRAEGSANGTIDVLSSELLQQSKKLPRTIINYVLRSKQPLVLSRAWLDIQFQNDDYIIEVKPQSVLCAPIINQGKLSGAVYLENRLTADAFTPDRLQVVNILSSQAAISLENSLLYENLEEKVRERTEELSRLLLEIQELKHQQDADYFLTSLLLEPLGENKTGGENVKIEFFLRQKKHFTYKNKEYSIGGDLCGAHNIYLKNRKYTVFMNADAMGKSIQGAAGALITGSVFESIIQRTKLSEYWQNFLPEQWIRNSFTELQKVFENLEGTMLISILIGAVDELTGTVYTINSDYPAPILFRNGKAQHLPPSNFFLKLGVNPFIINESSKSNSQKIANYLSVDVFSLRDGDLLITGSDGKDDINLHSDRDGFLDKNQDENMILSLIEESNGDLEKLYELIQGKGELTDDLSLMRLSFHKLKKRKTAVTQNILQTLDLFRQKKIANDLEGAIAELKKSYRLGYKHPSLLKAMARSYYKLKKFRAASLFAHRYFLLEPADSSNLFLLSLSLFQIGRISQALETAESLVLRKREHAGYLVHYANILATTGDKTAESFLRRAELSDPNFPSISKLRKKINEKVNLAKHTRYDIRSSMGAGAR from the coding sequence GTGCTAGAGGATTTTGAGATCATCGAGACAATTCAGGAAAACTCCAGTACGAATGTGTATCGAGCGGTTTCCAAAGCGGATAGATCCATTTCGTTTATCATTAAAGTATTGGCTACGGAGTACCCGGACGCCAGGGATATGGCTCGGATTCGCCAGGAGTACGAATTAAGCAAAGAACTCGATATCGAAGGAATCGTTAAACCGATAGAATTGCGTCGAAATGGAAACGGGTACGCCCTCATTTTAACGGATATCAACGGTGTTTCTCTTCAGAATATTATTAGAAAAGGTAAATTCAGTTCATTAAAATTTCTTGAAATAGCTATTCCATTGAGCAAGATATTGGGGGAAATACATCTACACGGTGTCATTCACAAAGATATTAAACCCGCCAATATCATCGTAAAGGATGGTCGCGATGTCTATATAACTGATTTCGGGTTATCTACTCGATTAAATCGGGAAAAAGCTCGTTATTCGGCAACGGCTGCTATGGAAGGAACACTTACCTATATTGCTCCCGAACAGACCGGACGAATGAATCGAAGCACTGATAATAGATCCGATCTTTATTCCTTAGGCGTTACTTTTTACGAAATGCTGACGGGAAATCCTCCATTCAAATCGGAAGACGCGATCGATCTCATTCATAGTCATATCGCGAAGGTCCCGCCCAGTCCGCACGAGTTCGATTCTTCGATCGAAAATCAACTTTCCAATATCGTAATGAAGCTGATTTCGAAAGCAGCGGAAGACAGATACCAATCCGCCCTGGGATTAGCCGCCGATTTAGAACGTTGCTTTCGGAGTCTAGGTCGGGACGGGAAAATTTCAGAGTTCCAGTTGGGTAGTGACGATTCCTCCGGTCGTCTTCAAATTCCTCAAAAACTCTATGGGCGCTCCGAAGAGATTGAAACTTTACTTTCCGCTTTCGAAAGAGTGAGTCGAGGAACCAGCGAGCTTTTGCTGGTTCACGGTTATTCCGGTGTAGGAAAATCCGCTTTGGTTCATGAAGTTCATAAACCGATTACGGGAAAGAAAGGGCTTTTTATTTCCGGCAAATTCGATCAATTCCAAAGAGATATTCCTTATTATGCTATCCGCTTCGCGCTAAAGGATCTATGCGAGTATTTAGCGACCGAAAGCGAAGAAGTTCTAGCGAATTGGAAAACAACGATTTTGAACGCTTTAGAATCGAACGCGAGCGTCTTGATTGAGATAGTTCCCGAGCTCGAATTGATTATAGGGAAGCAACCTGCCGTCCCCGAGCTAGGTACTCAAGAATCGATCAATAGGTTAAATCAGGTTTTCCAGAATTTCATTCGGGCCATTTCGAATCGGGAACATCCTCTAGTAATTTTTGTCGACGATCTTCAGTGGGCTGATTCCGGTTCGCTTAATCTTATTAAAATTTTACTCACAGGAGCGGAGGAAAAGCACTTTCTCCTAATCGGGGCTTTTCGAGAAAACGAAGTGGATGGAACTCACGCTTTTTCAATGACTCTGGACGAAATAAGAAAGTCCGGGAGTTCCGTTCAGTCTATCGCATTAAATCCGCTCCGAAAAGAAGACGTGAGAGATCTAACCATGGAATCTCTTGCTTCGACGGATCGAGAACTTATCACTCCTTTATCGGAGCTTATTTACTCGAAAACGGGCGGAAATGCTTTCTTTGTTAACGAGTTTCTGAAGAATTTATATGAAGAAAAACTGATTTATTTTGATTTTTCCGAAAAGAAATGGATTTGGAACATCGGAAGTATCGAAGCAAAAAACGTGACGAGTAACGTGGTGGATCTAATGTCTCAAAAGATAGATAGGCTACCGGACGAAACTATAAGGATTCTACAATTAGGAAGTTGCGTTGGGAGTCAGTTCTCGCTTAAAATTATCTCCATCATTCATGAAAAGAACGAACGAGACACCTTACTCGATTTGTGGAAATCCGTCGAAGAAGGATTAATCCTTCCTCTAGATAATAATTATAAGATTTTCCAAGCGGAATCTAACGAACATAAAAACGACACTGATCTTCAAAAATCAGAAGTAGATGTTACGATCGACGTTCATTTCCAATTCCTTCATGACAAGGTTCAGGAGGCGGCCTATTCAGGAATAGGCGAGGATCAAAAAAGAAAAGTTCATTTAACGATCGGTAGACTATTGTTCGATCGAACCGAATCTATCCAGTTACCGGAGAGGATATTCTCGATTGTAAACCAGTTTAATCTCGGCTCCGAATTGATCTTAGATGAATCGGAAAAATCCAAATTGTGCGAACTTAATCTATTTGCCGGCAAGAAGGCCAAACACTCGAGCGCACATAATAGTGCTATCGCTTTTTTTAAGCAGGGGATCTCCCTTCTTGATGAAACTCACTGGAAACATCAATATGATCTTTCCTTCGAATTATATTCCGAAAAAGCTGCTTGCGAATATAGCGCCGCTTTGCTAGAAGATTGCGAGCAGGACGTAAAAATCGCGCTGGAAAATGCGATTGGACAAGATCATAAAACGGCGATATATCAAATTTACCTTAATTTATTATATCAATTGAATCGGCATCAGGACGGAATCGAAGTTGGCATCTCCGCTCTGAAATACCTCGGCGTCAAGATTCCGAAAAACGTGAAAAAGGCTCATATAGCTTTTCTTTACCTTCGATTTAGAATGCTGCTGGGCCGTAGAAAAGCCCGGGATTTGGTAGAATTACCCGAAATCACCGATAAACGCGTTTTTAATATATGCGCGATTATTTACGACTTAGTTCCCTCCGCGTATCAAATCTTTCCGGATTTGATGGGATATATCAGCCTGCTTATGGCTATGCATTGTTTAAAATACGGTAATTCAATTTACTCGGGGTTTGCTTATGCTATGACGGCGGTAATAATGGCGGGGGTGACCAAAGAATTGGAAGGGGGCTTTAAATTTGCAGAACTAGCCGAAACGCTTTCCGAAAAATTTTATAATATAGGCGTAAAAGCAAAAGTTCATTTCGCAATCGGAAATTTTAATATACATTGGGTATTGCCCATGCGCGAGCATAAGTGGTATGTCGACACCGCATTAAAAACCGCACTTGAGGCAGGTACGATCAATTGGGCGGATTATTCGATGACTTTTTCGAGAATCCAAGGGATTTTCTTCACCGATAAAAATCTGGAATCCATTTTAGAAGAAAACGAAAAAATTTACGAAATGTATCTAAAACACAAAGATCGAGAGGTAATTCTGAATCATTACTTTATTCTGAATTTTTTAAATGATTTGATGGTTCGTGATAATAATGCGCCCGATCCTTTCTCGTTCGACGAAGATGATTACGAAAGGGAGATGGAAACTCCTGGAAATTTTACTATCCGAACTTACTTTCATACCTTAAAAATGATTCAGAATTTTATGCACGAAAATTGGGAATCGGCCCTTTCACACGGTTGGAAAGGATTCCGAATCGTCCTAGAAGTGTTGGGAAATATGCTCGATTTTCAACTTCGTTACTACTTTGTGCTATCCTGCCTTTCGTATCAAATTTCGACAAAGAAATCCATGAGCGTTAAGTTTAGATTAGCATACAAATTGAATCGGTTTTTGTTACGCTATTACAGTAAAAAAAATCCGGCCAATTTTTTGGCGCATGATTTGTTGGTTTCCGCTTTGGAAGCCCAGTTAGAGGGAAATCTGAACAAAGCTGGAGTTTATTTCGAGAAGGCCATAAAGGAATCACATCATGCTCGATTTACGATTAATGAAGCGCTCGCAAATGAATGCACTGCTAAGTTCTATATCGAAAACGATATAGAAAAAGCTGCGACCGCATATATGACGGAGGCGGTCTATTTATATTCGAGTTGGGGTGCGACTGCGAAAGTAAAACAACTGGAGGAAAATTACGGGCATTATATTCGTAAATCCAATTCTCCTAAAAGTATGGAATCCATAAGTTTACGAGAAACTCACTCGAGTACTGGTAATAATCGATCGAACACTCTAGACTTAACTACGATATTAAAGGCCTCTCAGGCAGTATCCGGCGAAATCCGACTAGAAAAACTTTTATCCGAATTGATGCAAAACCTAATTCAAAATACCGGTGCAGAAAAAGGCCTATTGATTTTGGAAGAAAATAGAAACTGGGTGATTCGAGCAGAAGGTAGCGCGAACGGAACTATCGACGTCTTAAGTTCCGAATTGTTGCAGCAGAGTAAAAAGTTACCGCGTACGATTATCAATTACGTTCTTAGAAGTAAGCAGCCTCTCGTATTAAGTCGAGCCTGGCTAGATATTCAATTTCAAAACGATGATTATATTATAGAAGTGAAGCCGCAGTCGGTTCTTTGCGCGCCGATTATAAATCAAGGGAAGTTAAGCGGAGCGGTTTATCTTGAAAATCGGCTCACGGCGGATGCCTTTACTCCCGATCGCCTTCAAGTCGTTAATATACTTTCCTCCCAGGCGGCAATATCGCTCGAGAATTCTCTTTTATACGAAAACCTTGAAGAGAAAGTGCGAGAGCGTACCGAGGAGTTATCCAGACTACTGCTCGAAATACAAGAACTCAAGCATCAACAAGATGCCGATTATTTTCTTACTTCTTTATTGCTTGAACCGCTCGGAGAAAACAAAACCGGCGGAGAGAACGTAAAAATCGAATTCTTTTTAAGACAGAAAAAACATTTCACATATAAGAACAAGGAATATTCGATCGGCGGGGATCTTTGCGGCGCTCATAATATTTATTTAAAAAATAGAAAGTACACCGTCTTTATGAATGCAGATGCAATGGGGAAGTCCATTCAAGGCGCCGCGGGGGCTTTAATAACCGGTTCGGTCTTCGAATCGATTATTCAGCGTACGAAGTTATCCGAATACTGGCAAAACTTTCTGCCGGAGCAATGGATTCGAAATAGTTTCACAGAACTTCAAAAAGTCTTTGAAAATCTTGAAGGAACAATGTTGATTTCAATTCTGATAGGAGCCGTCGACGAATTAACCGGTACGGTATACACGATTAATTCCGATTACCCTGCTCCGATTTTATTTAGAAACGGCAAGGCTCAACATCTACCTCCGTCAAATTTCTTTCTAAAACTAGGAGTTAACCCTTTCATAATCAACGAAAGTAGTAAAAGTAATTCTCAAAAAATCGCTAATTATCTGTCCGTTGATGTATTTTCCCTTCGGGACGGCGACTTATTGATCACTGGTTCGGACGGAAAAGACGACATTAATTTACATTCCGATAGAGACGGATTTCTGGATAAAAACCAAGATGAAAATATGATTCTTTCTCTGATAGAGGAATCTAATGGAGATTTGGAAAAACTTTACGAATTGATACAAGGAAAAGGAGAACTAACCGACGATCTATCGCTTATGCGGCTTTCATTCCATAAATTAAAAAAACGCAAAACAGCCGTCACTCAAAATATTCTCCAAACGTTGGATCTATTTAGACAAAAGAAAATAGCAAATGATTTGGAAGGAGCGATTGCGGAACTAAAAAAATCGTACAGGCTCGGATATAAGCATCCTTCGCTTTTAAAGGCGATGGCTCGGTCGTATTATAAACTAAAAAAATTCAGAGCTGCAAGTCTATTTGCTCATCGATATTTTCTGCTGGAACCCGCCGATAGCAGTAATCTTTTTTTACTTTCGCTTTCTCTTTTTCAAATCGGTAGAATTTCTCAAGCTCTGGAAACCGCCGAAAGTCTCGTTTTGAGAAAAAGAGAACATGCAGGCTACCTAGTTCATTATGCGAATATTTTAGCGACGACTGGCGATAAGACTGCCGAGTCTTTTCTACGGAGGGCCGAACTATCGGATCCCAATTTTCCATCCATTTCTAAACTCCGAAAGAAAATTAATGAGAAAGTAAATCTCGCTAAACATACTCGTTATGATATTCGTTCCTCAATGGGCGCAGGTGCCCGTTAA
- a CDS encoding spermine/spermidine synthase domain-containing protein produces MEINTKSWIMDYYDENEIHFYRKKKTYFSGKTKFQKVEFVELPSIGETLIIDGELQSARQDEYIYHESLVHPACLLNQKTEHVLIIGGGEGATLREVLKYNTIKSVTMVDIDEELVQLFSRKMENWHKGSFKDPRVNLVFEDGRKYLEDTSERFDVIILDLTSSFGERVEEKFDPILNLYSKQFYSICSSKLKKDGLIGIQALELTPADWSEHAVIRRSLATAFKHVLSYSVFIPSFYTTWGFLLASQSHNFETLTSKKINDMIARKKISSKLSFFDGNTFIGTSNLSKDLRRNILQKGSIIEDNKPLVVYPKEPN; encoded by the coding sequence TTGGAAATAAACACAAAATCCTGGATAATGGATTATTACGACGAAAACGAGATTCACTTCTACCGCAAAAAGAAGACCTATTTTTCAGGAAAGACTAAGTTTCAAAAAGTGGAATTTGTTGAACTGCCGTCTATCGGCGAAACTTTAATTATCGACGGCGAATTACAATCCGCACGGCAAGATGAGTATATTTACCATGAATCGTTAGTTCATCCCGCCTGCTTATTGAATCAGAAAACCGAACACGTTTTGATAATTGGCGGTGGAGAGGGCGCTACATTAAGAGAAGTACTGAAATATAATACGATTAAATCGGTTACGATGGTCGATATCGATGAGGAGTTGGTTCAGCTTTTTTCCCGGAAAATGGAAAATTGGCATAAAGGCTCCTTTAAAGATCCGAGGGTAAACTTGGTCTTTGAAGACGGTCGTAAGTATTTGGAAGACACGAGCGAACGCTTCGATGTAATAATATTGGACTTAACATCAAGCTTTGGCGAACGAGTAGAGGAGAAATTCGATCCGATTCTAAATCTTTATTCAAAACAATTCTATTCTATCTGTTCCTCCAAGTTAAAGAAAGATGGACTTATCGGGATTCAGGCACTGGAACTTACTCCTGCCGATTGGTCCGAGCACGCAGTGATCCGAAGATCTTTGGCTACTGCGTTCAAGCATGTCCTAAGTTATTCGGTTTTTATTCCCTCGTTCTACACTACCTGGGGTTTTCTTTTAGCGTCTCAAAGTCATAACTTTGAGACCTTGACTTCAAAAAAAATCAACGATATGATCGCCCGAAAAAAGATATCTTCAAAATTATCCTTTTTTGATGGAAACACATTTATCGGGACAAGCAATTTATCTAAGGACTTACGTAGAAATATTTTGCAAAAAGGAAGCATCATCGAAGATAACAAACCTCTTGTCGTTTATCCGAAAGAACCGAATTGA